A single window of Candoia aspera isolate rCanAsp1 chromosome 3, rCanAsp1.hap2, whole genome shotgun sequence DNA harbors:
- the ARMH2 gene encoding armadillo-like helical domain-containing protein 2, translating to MGIVFSTLKAWCDTYIDHVREPVLKLADPIFHHHKIKMYGTDLSNTELPLEERAKAAFYVGLLAYTGGVGAAVLASQYIQDMIDILIMPDTSTKVRISVLKGLCSVCYINPLNQNEAKAHYLAEIILSYLEEDEDSAEADSDLVLVKFWVCYLMTVVCCNNLPYVKLFHEVGGQMLERRLEYLSNMEWFGWPQNYATLMCMLMGYPGMEIYK from the exons ATGGGAATTGTATTTAGCACACTAAAAGCCTGGTGTGACACCTATATTGACCACGTAAGGGAACCAGTATTGAAGCTAGCAGATCCAATCTTTCATCAccacaaaattaaaatgtatggCACGGATCTAAGCAATACAGAGCTGCCACTGGAGGAAAGAGCCAAGGCTGCGTTTTATGTCGGCCTGCTGGCTTACACAG GTGGTGTTGGTGCTGCAGTGCTTGCTTCACAATATATTCAGGACATGATTGATATTTTGATTATGCCAGATACTTCGACAAAAGTCAGGATTTCTGTTTTAAAAGGACTGTGTAGTGTATGCTACATCAACCCCCTAAACCAAAATGAAGCCAAAGCTCACTACCTTGCTGAAATTATCCTTTCCTATCTTGAGGAAGATGAAGACTCTGCAGAAGCTGACTCAGATCTAGTTCTTGTGAAGTTCTGGGTTTGTTATCTTATGACCGTTGTCTGCTGTAATAATTTGCCTTATGTTAAATTATTTCATGAAGTCGGTGGCCAAATGCTAGAGAGAAGGCTGGAATACCTGTCTAATATGGAATGGTTTGGCTGGCCCCAAAACTATGCTACATTAATGTGCATGCTAATGGGATATCCAGGCATGGAAATATACAAATAG